A genomic region of Mitsuaria sp. 7 contains the following coding sequences:
- the selD gene encoding selenide, water dikinase SelD — translation MTPHDASPAPVSEPRLTSLSHGGGCGCKIAPGVLSEILKSTNALPVPKELLVGIETSDDAAVYRLNDEQALVATTDFFMPIVDDPHDFGRIAATNAISDVYAMGGRPIMALALVGMPIAVLSAATIGRILEGGASVCRQAGIPIAGGHTIDSVEPIYGLVALGLVHPSRVKRNADAKVGDVLVLGKALGVGVMSAALKKGRLDDASYQRMLETTTLLNTPGPELAALDGVHALTDVTGFGLAGHALEIARGSRCGIELDWAAVPLLEGVRSLAADGLITGASGRNWSAYGTEIALSASLPTETQALLSDPQTSGGLLVSCTPAAVGHVLDVFARHGFGAASVIGRLVASDDGARLKVS, via the coding sequence ATGACGCCCCACGACGCATCCCCCGCCCCGGTCTCCGAGCCGCGATTGACTTCGCTGTCCCACGGCGGCGGGTGCGGATGCAAGATCGCGCCAGGCGTGCTCTCGGAGATTCTCAAGAGCACGAATGCCCTGCCGGTGCCCAAGGAGTTGCTGGTCGGCATCGAAACCTCGGACGACGCGGCGGTCTATCGACTCAACGATGAGCAGGCCCTGGTGGCGACGACCGATTTCTTCATGCCGATCGTCGACGACCCGCACGACTTTGGCCGCATTGCCGCGACCAATGCGATCAGCGACGTCTACGCAATGGGAGGGCGGCCCATCATGGCGCTGGCACTCGTCGGCATGCCGATCGCGGTGCTGAGCGCAGCGACGATCGGACGCATCCTTGAAGGCGGCGCTTCCGTCTGCCGTCAGGCGGGGATCCCCATCGCCGGTGGACACACGATCGACTCCGTCGAGCCGATCTATGGACTGGTCGCGCTGGGACTCGTCCATCCTTCGCGCGTGAAACGCAACGCGGACGCCAAGGTCGGCGATGTGCTCGTGCTGGGCAAAGCGCTTGGCGTGGGCGTGATGTCGGCCGCGTTGAAGAAGGGCAGACTCGACGACGCGTCCTATCAACGGATGCTGGAGACGACCACCCTCTTGAACACGCCCGGGCCCGAGCTGGCGGCACTCGACGGCGTGCATGCGCTGACCGACGTGACCGGCTTCGGCCTGGCCGGGCATGCGCTCGAGATCGCACGTGGATCGCGCTGCGGGATCGAACTCGATTGGGCGGCGGTGCCCTTGCTCGAGGGCGTCCGATCGCTGGCCGCCGACGGCCTGATCACCGGGGCGTCGGGACGCAACTGGTCCGCCTATGGCACCGAGATCGCACTCTCCGCCTCGTTGCCGACGGAGACGCAAGCACTGCTCAGCGATCCGCAGACCAGTGGTGGCCTGCTCGTCTCGTGCACCCCAGCGGCCGTTGGTCATGTGCTGGACGTCTTTGCGCGACATGGCTTCGGCGCCGCCTCCGTCATCGGGCGCCTGGTCGCATCTGACGACGGCGCACGACTGAAAGTCAGCTGA
- a CDS encoding DNA-directed RNA polymerase subunit alpha translates to MQTNLLKPKSITVEPLGGHRAKVILEPFERGYGHTLGNALRRVLLSSMVGYAPTEVTIAGVLHEYSAIDGVQEDVVHIMLNLKGVVFRLHNREEVTLVLRKEGEGPVTAADIQTPHDVEIINPDHVIAHLSQGGKLDMQIKVEKGRGYVPGNMRRYGDEPTKAIGRIVLDASFSPVKRVSYAVENARVEQRTDLDKLVMEIETNGAISPEEAIRASAKILVEQMAVFAQLQGTDLVDVFDQAPAARSSSFDPILLRPVDELELTVRSANCLKAENIYYIGDLIQRTETELLKTPNLGRKSLNEIKEVLASRGLTLGSRLENWPPQGLDKR, encoded by the coding sequence ATGCAAACGAATTTGCTCAAACCCAAATCCATCACTGTGGAGCCCCTGGGCGGTCATCGCGCCAAGGTGATCCTGGAGCCGTTCGAACGCGGCTATGGCCACACGCTGGGCAACGCCCTGCGTCGCGTGCTGCTGTCCTCGATGGTGGGTTATGCGCCGACGGAAGTGACGATCGCGGGCGTGCTGCACGAGTACTCCGCCATCGACGGCGTTCAGGAAGATGTGGTCCACATCATGCTGAACCTGAAGGGCGTGGTGTTCCGCCTGCACAACCGTGAGGAAGTGACGCTGGTCCTGCGCAAGGAAGGCGAAGGCCCGGTCACGGCCGCCGACATCCAGACCCCGCACGACGTCGAGATCATCAACCCGGATCATGTCATCGCCCACCTGTCGCAAGGCGGCAAGCTGGACATGCAGATCAAGGTCGAGAAGGGTCGCGGCTACGTGCCCGGCAACATGCGCCGCTACGGCGACGAGCCGACCAAGGCCATCGGCCGCATCGTGCTGGACGCTTCGTTCAGCCCGGTGAAGCGCGTCAGCTACGCCGTCGAGAACGCCCGCGTCGAGCAGCGTACCGACCTGGACAAGCTGGTCATGGAGATCGAGACCAACGGCGCGATCTCGCCGGAGGAAGCGATCCGCGCTTCGGCCAAGATCCTGGTCGAGCAGATGGCCGTCTTCGCGCAGCTGCAGGGTACCGATCTGGTCGACGTGTTCGACCAGGCCCCGGCCGCTCGTTCCAGCAGCTTCGATCCGATCCTGCTGCGTCCGGTCGATGAGCTTGAGTTGACCGTGCGCTCGGCCAACTGCCTGAAGGCCGAGAACATCTATTACATCGGTGACCTGATCCAGCGTACCGAGACCGAGCTGCTGAAGACCCCGAACCTGGGTCGCAAGTCGCTGAACGAAATCAAGGAAGTGCTCGCCTCGCGCGGCCTGACCCTGGGTTCGCGTCTCGAGAACTGGCCGCCCCAAGGTCTCGACAAGCGTTGA
- a CDS encoding ProQ/FINO family protein produces the protein MSSSTPPQGEVTSSEFPDQKAPATETTEAALTAPAPEAAAPVQEVDESSSEATTDVESGEVASSDATPGQPKSAEGGRVDVQAVAAKLKELFPALFAGGAKPLKLRVQSDIQQRAPGQFTKAQLSAFLRRYTGGTGYLIALTRAKTRFDLDGQPAGELSDEHRVAAQEELTRRRGISDARRAEEDRGRQERAQLLRDFSRTTLTPANFCALKGLSQEQLDAQLKLAREEEAQQPPRPERNDRPPRGGEHRRGGGPRGEGHPGGPGQGPRGDRPRRDGPGRPNDGRKPPRQPR, from the coding sequence ATGTCCTCCAGCACCCCGCCGCAAGGCGAAGTGACCTCCTCCGAGTTCCCCGATCAGAAGGCCCCCGCCACCGAAACGACTGAGGCCGCCCTGACGGCACCAGCGCCGGAGGCCGCAGCGCCCGTGCAGGAAGTTGACGAATCCTCCAGCGAGGCCACCACAGACGTCGAATCCGGCGAGGTCGCGTCCAGCGACGCCACGCCTGGCCAGCCGAAGTCGGCCGAGGGCGGTCGCGTCGATGTCCAGGCCGTCGCGGCCAAGCTCAAGGAGTTGTTCCCTGCGCTGTTCGCCGGCGGCGCCAAGCCGTTGAAGCTGCGCGTGCAATCCGACATCCAGCAGCGTGCGCCGGGACAGTTCACCAAGGCACAGCTGTCCGCATTCCTGCGCCGCTACACCGGCGGCACCGGTTACCTGATCGCGCTGACCCGTGCGAAGACGCGCTTCGACCTCGACGGCCAACCCGCTGGTGAACTCAGCGACGAACACAGAGTTGCGGCGCAGGAAGAACTGACCCGTCGCCGCGGCATCTCCGACGCACGTCGCGCCGAGGAGGATCGAGGCCGCCAGGAACGCGCCCAGTTGCTGCGCGACTTCTCGCGCACGACGCTGACGCCGGCGAACTTCTGCGCGCTGAAGGGCCTGAGCCAGGAGCAACTGGACGCCCAACTCAAGCTGGCGCGCGAAGAAGAAGCGCAACAGCCGCCACGCCCGGAGCGCAACGACCGCCCCCCTCGCGGCGGTGAGCATCGTCGTGGCGGCGGTCCGCGCGGCGAAGGCCATCCGGGAGGTCCGGGCCAAGGCCCGCGTGGCGACCGCCCGCGCCGTGACGGCCCGGGCCGTCCGAACGACGGACGCAAACCCCCGCGCCAACCGCGCTGA
- a CDS encoding thymidine kinase codes for MAKLFFRYAAMNAGKSTALLQVAHNYEERGHAVRLFTAGVDDRYGKGMVTSRLGPQRVAEVFNGETDFRALITQSPGIACILVDEAQFLSKDQVWSLHEVAHMRHVPVICYGLRTDFRGELFTGSAALLALADEMDEMKTICDCGRKATMNMRVDATGRKQTEGAQVEIGGNSRYRAVCGRCFRAS; via the coding sequence ATGGCCAAACTGTTTTTCCGCTACGCCGCGATGAATGCCGGCAAATCCACCGCCCTGCTGCAGGTGGCGCACAACTACGAAGAGCGCGGCCATGCGGTGCGCCTGTTCACCGCCGGTGTCGACGACCGCTACGGCAAGGGGATGGTCACGTCGCGGCTGGGGCCGCAACGGGTGGCGGAGGTGTTCAACGGCGAGACGGATTTCCGCGCGTTGATCACGCAGTCGCCGGGCATCGCTTGCATCCTCGTCGACGAGGCGCAGTTCCTGTCGAAGGACCAGGTGTGGTCGCTGCACGAGGTCGCGCACATGCGTCACGTCCCCGTCATCTGCTACGGCCTGCGGACGGACTTCCGCGGCGAGCTGTTCACCGGCTCGGCCGCACTGCTGGCGCTCGCCGACGAGATGGACGAGATGAAGACCATCTGCGACTGTGGCCGCAAGGCGACGATGAACATGCGTGTCGACGCCACCGGCCGCAAGCAGACCGAAGGCGCGCAGGTCGAGATCGGCGGCAACTCCCGTTACCGCGCGGTGTGTGGACGCTGCTTCAGGGCGTCCTGA
- a CDS encoding ABC transporter ATP-binding protein translates to MSELLKVSGLHAGYGRAEVLTGLDLRLREGEVVTVIGPNGAGKSTTLNALMGVLPARGQIVFDGEDLQGLSLEERVMKGLALVPEKRELFTTMSVEDNLVLGGFRPMRLGVKGWRDELERVYALFPRLKERRTQLAGTLSGGERQMLAVGRALMARPKLLMLDEPSLGLAPLIVKEVFRIVSQLREAGVSILLIEQNARAALEVADYGYVLETGEIALEGQAADLAKDPRVIETYLGASRQPQ, encoded by the coding sequence ATGAGCGAATTGCTGAAGGTCAGCGGATTGCACGCCGGCTATGGCCGCGCCGAGGTATTGACGGGCCTGGACCTGCGATTGCGCGAGGGCGAGGTCGTCACCGTCATCGGTCCGAACGGCGCCGGCAAGAGCACGACGCTGAACGCGCTGATGGGCGTGCTGCCGGCGCGCGGGCAGATCGTCTTCGACGGCGAGGACCTCCAGGGCCTGAGCCTCGAGGAGCGGGTGATGAAGGGCCTCGCGCTGGTGCCGGAGAAGCGCGAGCTGTTCACCACGATGTCGGTCGAGGACAACCTGGTGCTCGGCGGATTCCGGCCGATGCGACTGGGCGTGAAGGGCTGGCGCGACGAGCTGGAGCGCGTCTATGCGCTGTTCCCCCGCCTGAAGGAGCGGCGCACGCAGCTCGCCGGCACGCTGTCCGGCGGCGAACGCCAGATGCTGGCCGTCGGCCGCGCGCTGATGGCCCGCCCCAAGCTGCTGATGCTCGACGAACCCAGCCTGGGCCTGGCGCCGCTGATCGTGAAGGAGGTGTTCCGCATCGTCTCGCAGCTGCGCGAGGCGGGCGTCTCCATCCTGCTGATCGAGCAGAACGCCCGCGCCGCGCTGGAAGTCGCCGACTACGGCTACGTGCTCGAGACGGGCGAGATCGCGCTCGAAGGCCAGGCGGCCGATCTGGCGAAGGATCCCCGGGTGATCGAGACCTATCTCGGAGCGAGTCGACAGCCTCAGTGA
- a CDS encoding GAF domain-containing protein translates to MERIEGLFAAMRAARQDMEWPATEARDSGLDTAGERAERYAQAVSEALCGYFRSSHASLWLLDGGPGEHRLRCLGAHAIDGVSHQRPLCEQRAYPGYFDALLSEGVYNCADAQADPRLNALQPPPTWRAMLDVSGQINGKTFGVIALGQRDTARVWTKREELDLRRATAKACLHLHALRNEAEMV, encoded by the coding sequence ATGGAAAGGATCGAAGGGCTGTTTGCCGCCATGCGGGCGGCCAGACAGGACATGGAATGGCCGGCGACCGAGGCCCGCGACAGCGGTCTGGACACCGCCGGCGAACGGGCCGAACGCTACGCGCAGGCTGTCAGCGAGGCCTTGTGCGGCTACTTTCGCAGCTCGCACGCGAGCCTCTGGTTGCTGGACGGAGGGCCTGGAGAGCACCGCCTGCGATGCCTCGGCGCGCACGCGATCGACGGCGTGAGCCATCAGCGCCCGCTCTGTGAGCAGCGCGCCTATCCGGGGTACTTCGACGCCTTGCTGTCCGAAGGGGTCTACAACTGCGCCGACGCGCAGGCCGATCCCCGGTTGAACGCGTTGCAGCCGCCGCCCACGTGGCGCGCGATGCTGGACGTGTCCGGCCAGATCAACGGCAAGACCTTTGGCGTGATCGCGCTCGGGCAGCGTGACACGGCCCGTGTGTGGACAAAGCGCGAGGAACTGGACCTGCGCCGAGCCACTGCGAAGGCCTGCCTGCACCTGCACGCACTGCGGAACGAAGCCGAGATGGTCTGA
- a CDS encoding tRNA-uridine aminocarboxypropyltransferase: protein MPATPGGLSGRRALCEGCGRPLVACWCGCVRLVENLTAVLILQQSDEAGHAKGTARLLARCLSRVEVRVGERFDPPRSLDGLVLLYPRATGEAPTSPSIHQAASMATGVAATTLVALDGTWRGSRRLLALNPWLQALPRLALDTPPPSRYTIRRAHAHTQRSTLEACALALAALDGDKLRYRPLWQAMEAFVDLQRRLAGHPTPSLV, encoded by the coding sequence ATGCCCGCCACCCCAGGTGGCCTGAGCGGCCGACGCGCCCTCTGCGAGGGGTGCGGACGGCCGCTCGTCGCTTGCTGGTGCGGCTGCGTACGCCTTGTTGAGAATCTCACTGCGGTGCTTATCCTCCAGCAGTCCGACGAGGCTGGGCACGCAAAAGGGACCGCCAGGCTGTTGGCGCGATGCCTGTCCCGCGTCGAGGTGCGTGTCGGGGAACGCTTCGATCCACCGCGCTCCCTCGATGGCCTTGTGCTGCTCTACCCCCGGGCAACCGGCGAGGCCCCGACCAGTCCGTCGATCCATCAAGCAGCATCAATGGCCACGGGCGTCGCAGCGACAACGCTGGTGGCGCTCGACGGCACTTGGCGCGGCAGTCGCCGACTGCTCGCGCTGAACCCCTGGCTGCAGGCGCTGCCGCGACTCGCCCTCGATACGCCGCCGCCGTCGCGCTACACCATCCGCCGCGCCCATGCGCACACACAGCGCAGCACACTGGAAGCCTGCGCGTTGGCGCTGGCAGCGCTCGATGGCGACAAGCTTCGTTATCGGCCGCTCTGGCAGGCCATGGAGGCCTTTGTCGATCTGCAGCGGCGGCTGGCGGGTCACCCCACACCCTCGCTGGTTTGA
- a CDS encoding ABC transporter permease subunit: MKATAAPDAIGTPTAVSSPWTRRIVPALLLAVLAVLPLLPVPEFWITQLNYIGMFALVALGLVLLTGVGGLTSFGQAAFVGVGAYTTALLSARYGLSPWIGLAAGVAITLVIALVLALITLRMSGHYLPLATIAWALSLNFTIANMESLGKYDGLLGVPAISLFGVSLADGRAIYYLIWLFAILGAIAVRNLLDSRPGRAIRALGGATVMAESMGVSTFRYKVVVFLIAALLAAISGWLFAHVQRTVNPSPFGLKMGIEYLFMAVVGGVGSVWGAFVGAGVFKIIEDQLKELLPALLGSNGNFEIIVLGVVLVLMLKYAPRGLWPTLQTALSRWWPARPRERNWEGAPALESRAKPQPGSVLLKVEKLRKQFGGLVAVNDVSFELRAGEIMSLIGPNGAGKSTTFNLVSGVLSATAGELRFAGEPITGLPARQIARLGMSRTFQHVKMIADMTVLENVALGGYLRSHSGTARAMLRLDRAEEKRLFAEAENQLRRIGMQDHVHELAGNLALGPQRLMEIARALCSDPTLLLLDEPAAGLRHKEKQALAAVLRQLRAEGMSILLVEHDMDFVMGLTDRIVVMEFGTKLIEGTPAEVQASPEVRAAYLGTEH, encoded by the coding sequence ATGAAGGCCACCGCCGCTCCAGACGCCATCGGAACCCCGACTGCGGTGTCCAGCCCGTGGACGCGGCGCATCGTCCCCGCGCTGCTGCTGGCTGTGCTCGCGGTGCTGCCGCTGCTGCCGGTGCCTGAGTTCTGGATCACCCAGCTGAACTACATCGGCATGTTTGCGCTCGTGGCGCTGGGGCTGGTGCTGCTGACCGGTGTCGGCGGACTGACCTCGTTCGGGCAGGCCGCCTTCGTCGGCGTCGGCGCGTACACGACGGCATTGCTGAGCGCGCGCTACGGACTGTCGCCGTGGATCGGCCTCGCCGCGGGCGTCGCGATCACGCTGGTCATCGCGCTCGTGCTGGCGCTGATCACGCTGCGGATGTCGGGGCACTACCTGCCGCTGGCGACGATCGCCTGGGCGCTCAGCCTGAACTTCACGATCGCCAACATGGAGTCGCTCGGCAAGTACGACGGTCTGCTCGGTGTGCCGGCGATCTCGCTGTTCGGCGTCAGCCTGGCCGACGGCCGCGCGATCTACTACCTGATCTGGCTGTTCGCGATCCTCGGGGCGATCGCCGTGCGCAACCTGCTGGACTCGCGACCGGGCCGGGCCATCCGGGCGCTCGGCGGCGCGACGGTGATGGCCGAGTCGATGGGCGTGTCGACCTTCCGCTACAAGGTCGTGGTCTTCCTGATCGCCGCGCTGCTGGCGGCCATCTCGGGCTGGCTCTTCGCGCATGTCCAGCGCACGGTGAACCCGAGTCCCTTCGGCCTGAAGATGGGCATCGAGTACCTCTTCATGGCCGTCGTCGGCGGCGTGGGCAGCGTGTGGGGCGCCTTCGTCGGCGCGGGCGTGTTCAAGATCATCGAGGACCAGCTCAAGGAGCTGCTGCCCGCGCTGCTCGGCAGCAACGGCAACTTCGAGATCATCGTGCTCGGCGTCGTGCTGGTGCTGATGCTGAAGTACGCGCCCAGGGGCTTGTGGCCGACGCTGCAGACGGCGCTGTCGCGCTGGTGGCCGGCGCGGCCGCGCGAGCGGAACTGGGAGGGCGCGCCCGCGCTCGAATCCCGTGCGAAGCCGCAGCCCGGGTCGGTGCTGCTGAAGGTCGAGAAACTGCGCAAGCAGTTCGGCGGACTGGTCGCGGTGAACGACGTCAGCTTCGAGCTGCGCGCGGGCGAGATCATGAGCCTCATCGGCCCGAACGGTGCCGGCAAGTCGACGACCTTCAACCTCGTCTCGGGCGTGCTGTCCGCAACCGCGGGTGAACTGCGTTTCGCCGGCGAGCCCATCACCGGCCTGCCGGCGCGGCAGATCGCGCGTCTCGGCATGTCGCGGACCTTCCAGCACGTGAAGATGATCGCGGACATGACGGTGCTGGAGAACGTGGCGCTGGGCGGCTACCTCCGCTCGCACAGCGGCACGGCGCGGGCGATGCTGCGTCTCGATCGCGCGGAGGAGAAGCGCCTCTTCGCCGAGGCGGAGAACCAGCTGCGCCGCATCGGCATGCAGGACCACGTGCACGAGCTCGCGGGCAACCTGGCGCTCGGACCGCAGCGGCTGATGGAGATCGCGCGGGCGCTGTGCAGCGACCCGACGCTGCTGCTGCTCGACGAGCCCGCCGCGGGCCTGCGCCACAAGGAGAAGCAGGCGCTGGCCGCGGTGCTGCGCCAGTTGCGCGCCGAGGGCATGAGCATCCTGCTGGTCGAGCACGACATGGACTTCGTCATGGGACTGACGGACCGCATCGTCGTGATGGAGTTCGGCACCAAGCTGATCGAGGGCACGCCCGCCGAGGTGCAGGCCAGCCCCGAGGTGCGCGCGGCCTACCTGGGAACGGAACACTGA
- a CDS encoding branched-chain amino acid ABC transporter permease, with amino-acid sequence MDGAIASILVLDGVTNGAIYALLALALVLIFAVTRVIFIPQGEFVAFGALTLAGLQLGHTPLTIHFLIAMALLAAVLDLIAAARTGRLKAEWVPIALRALPGVAIGLCALWLAPMKLPLVAQALLTLAVVTPMGGLLYRLAYQSLADASVLVLLIVSVGVHFALTGLGLVFFGAEGSRNPSFWDASYSAGPLMFSGQTLIIVMASAALIVALWLFFEKSLYGKALRATAVNRLGARLMGISSTSAGRLSFTLAAFIGALSGILISPTTTIFYDSGFLIGLKGFVAAVFAGLSSYPGAALGALLVGLIESFSSFWASAFKEVIVFTSILPVLLWRSWRDPHHEEH; translated from the coding sequence GTGGACGGGGCGATTGCAAGCATCCTGGTGCTGGACGGGGTGACCAACGGCGCGATCTACGCGCTGCTGGCACTGGCCCTGGTCCTCATCTTCGCAGTCACGCGGGTGATCTTCATCCCTCAGGGGGAGTTCGTGGCTTTCGGCGCGCTGACGCTGGCGGGCCTGCAGCTCGGTCATACGCCGCTGACGATCCACTTCCTGATCGCGATGGCGCTGCTGGCCGCGGTGCTGGACCTGATCGCGGCCGCGCGCACCGGACGGCTCAAGGCGGAATGGGTGCCCATCGCGCTGCGAGCGCTGCCCGGCGTCGCCATCGGGCTCTGCGCCCTGTGGCTCGCACCGATGAAGCTGCCGCTGGTGGCGCAGGCGCTGCTGACCCTGGCGGTCGTGACGCCGATGGGCGGGCTGCTCTACCGGCTCGCGTACCAGTCGCTGGCCGACGCCTCGGTGCTGGTGCTGCTGATCGTCTCGGTCGGCGTGCACTTCGCGCTGACGGGACTGGGTCTGGTGTTCTTCGGCGCCGAGGGCTCGCGCAATCCGAGCTTCTGGGATGCGAGCTATTCGGCCGGGCCGCTGATGTTCTCGGGCCAGACGCTCATCATCGTGATGGCGTCGGCGGCGCTCATCGTCGCGCTGTGGCTGTTCTTCGAGAAAAGCCTCTACGGCAAGGCGTTGCGCGCGACCGCGGTGAACCGACTCGGTGCCCGGCTGATGGGCATCTCCAGTACCTCGGCGGGTCGGCTGTCGTTCACGCTGGCCGCCTTCATCGGCGCACTGTCGGGCATCCTGATCAGCCCGACCACGACGATCTTCTACGACAGCGGCTTCCTCATCGGCCTGAAGGGCTTCGTGGCCGCGGTCTTCGCGGGTCTGTCGAGCTACCCGGGCGCCGCGCTGGGCGCGCTCCTGGTCGGCCTGATCGAGTCGTTCAGCTCCTTCTGGGCCAGCGCCTTCAAGGAAGTCATCGTCTTCACCTCCATCCTGCCGGTGCTCCTGTGGCGCAGCTGGCGCGATCCGCACCATGAGGAGCATTGA
- the dsbD gene encoding protein-disulfide reductase DsbD — MTLIALMRRLLPALLLALASTLLAGPARADDFLDPEQAFKIDVQLTGDREFQVNFAIAPGYYMYRDQFKLDATDAKFGDIAWPTPKRKFDETFQKEVETYRDHLSIKVPVEAMAAGPLKLVLTGQGCADKGLCYPPMKSQLTLGLKGFGGDGAVKIGAAPDALSGFGVANAVAATPADASPLKAAEDAQAPTAKSSGGSPLDDVLASGRLWLVIGAFFAAGVLLSLTPCVLPMLPILSSIIVGQGEAPSRARGFFLAFSYSLGMALLYTALGVAAGLAGGGLAAYLQKPWVLALFALLLVGFSLSMFGVYEIQLPSRFTGGVSDATQRLPAGKFVSVFVMGGLSALIVSPCVAAPLAGALLYISQTGNVAIGGLALFALAWGMSVPLLLLGLSAGTLLPRAGAWMETVKHFFGLLLLSVALWIVQPVLPPVIAQLLWGALLVAVAALLGLFQRTEGSTPRVWLRKSAAVAAMVFGVAQFIGVAAGGTDTLKPLAGVVGASKVTGAASIAESSAASFRKIATVAELDEALRSAGRPVMLDFYADWCVSCKEMERFTFTDARVQAKLNGALLLKADVTANNAGDRELLKRFKLFGPPGTIFFDAKGEELTGVRVIGFQDADRFLQSLQAAGL; from the coding sequence ATGACTCTCATTGCCCTGATGCGACGCCTGCTGCCGGCTTTGCTGCTGGCGCTGGCCTCGACCTTGCTCGCCGGGCCGGCGCGCGCCGATGATTTCCTTGATCCTGAGCAGGCCTTCAAGATCGATGTGCAACTGACCGGCGATCGCGAGTTCCAGGTGAACTTCGCGATCGCGCCCGGCTATTACATGTACCGCGACCAGTTCAAGCTGGACGCGACCGACGCGAAGTTCGGCGACATCGCCTGGCCGACCCCGAAGCGCAAGTTCGACGAGACCTTCCAGAAGGAGGTCGAGACCTATCGCGATCACCTGAGCATCAAGGTGCCGGTGGAGGCGATGGCCGCCGGTCCGCTGAAGCTGGTGCTGACGGGGCAGGGCTGCGCGGACAAGGGCCTGTGCTATCCGCCGATGAAGAGCCAGTTGACCCTGGGCCTGAAGGGCTTCGGTGGCGATGGGGCCGTGAAGATCGGCGCGGCGCCGGATGCGCTCAGCGGCTTTGGCGTTGCCAATGCGGTGGCGGCCACACCTGCCGACGCGTCTCCGTTGAAGGCGGCGGAGGATGCGCAGGCGCCCACAGCGAAGTCGTCGGGCGGATCCCCGCTCGACGATGTGCTCGCGTCCGGCCGGTTGTGGCTGGTCATCGGTGCGTTCTTCGCCGCCGGCGTCCTGCTGTCGCTCACGCCCTGCGTGCTGCCGATGCTCCCGATCCTGTCCTCGATCATCGTCGGTCAGGGTGAGGCTCCGTCGCGCGCCCGCGGGTTCTTCCTGGCGTTCAGCTATTCGCTCGGCATGGCGCTGCTTTACACGGCGTTGGGCGTGGCGGCTGGGCTCGCTGGCGGTGGCCTGGCGGCCTACCTGCAGAAGCCCTGGGTGCTGGCTCTGTTTGCGCTGCTGCTGGTCGGGTTCTCGCTATCGATGTTCGGCGTCTACGAGATCCAGTTGCCCAGCCGCTTCACCGGCGGTGTCTCGGACGCCACGCAGCGCCTGCCTGCCGGCAAGTTCGTCAGCGTGTTCGTCATGGGCGGCTTGTCTGCATTGATCGTCAGCCCCTGCGTGGCCGCGCCCTTGGCCGGCGCGTTGCTCTACATCAGCCAGACCGGCAACGTGGCAATCGGCGGCCTGGCGCTGTTCGCGCTCGCCTGGGGCATGAGCGTGCCGCTGCTGCTTCTGGGGCTCTCGGCCGGCACGCTGCTGCCGCGCGCAGGCGCGTGGATGGAAACGGTCAAGCACTTCTTCGGCCTGCTCCTCCTCTCGGTGGCGCTGTGGATCGTGCAACCGGTGCTGCCGCCGGTGATTGCTCAGCTCCTCTGGGGCGCGCTGCTGGTGGCCGTAGCGGCCCTCCTGGGACTCTTCCAACGCACAGAGGGCAGCACGCCACGCGTGTGGCTGCGAAAGAGCGCGGCGGTGGCGGCGATGGTGTTCGGGGTGGCGCAGTTCATTGGCGTCGCCGCAGGCGGGACCGATACGTTGAAGCCGCTGGCCGGAGTGGTCGGCGCGAGCAAGGTGACGGGTGCGGCCTCCATTGCAGAATCCTCTGCGGCAAGCTTCCGCAAGATCGCAACGGTCGCCGAATTGGACGAGGCGTTGCGCAGCGCTGGCAGGCCGGTGATGCTGGATTTCTATGCGGACTGGTGCGTGTCGTGCAAGGAGATGGAGCGCTTCACCTTCACCGACGCGCGCGTGCAAGCGAAGTTGAACGGCGCCTTGCTGCTGAAGGCCGACGTCACCGCGAACAACGCCGGCGACCGGGAACTGCTGAAGCGCTTCAAGCTCTTCGGCCCGCCGGGGACGATTTTCTTTGACGCCAAGGGCGAGGAACTGACCGGCGTGCGCGTGATCGGATTCCAGGACGCCGATCGCTTCCTGCAGTCGCTGCAGGCCGCCGGGCTTTGA
- the rplQ gene encoding 50S ribosomal protein L17 has translation MRHRNGLRKLNRTSEHRAAMFRNMAVSLLKHEAIKTTLPKAKELRRIVEPLITLAKEATVANRRLAFDRLRDRDIVVKLFNELGPRFATRPGGYTRILKMGFRVGDNAPMAYVELVDRPDAAEGEGSAE, from the coding sequence ATGCGCCACCGTAACGGCCTCCGTAAACTGAACCGCACCAGCGAACACCGCGCCGCGATGTTCCGCAACATGGCGGTCTCGCTGCTGAAGCACGAAGCCATCAAGACCACGCTGCCCAAGGCGAAGGAACTGCGCCGCATCGTCGAGCCGCTGATCACCCTGGCCAAGGAAGCGACTGTCGCGAACCGCCGTCTGGCCTTCGACCGCCTGCGCGACCGCGACATCGTCGTGAAGCTGTTCAACGAACTGGGCCCGCGTTTCGCGACCCGTCCGGGCGGCTACACCCGCATCCTGAAGATGGGCTTCCGCGTCGGCGACAACGCGCCGATGGCGTATGTCGAACTCGTGGACCGTCCTGATGCCGCCGAAGGCGAAGGCTCTGCTGAATAA